A section of the Spirochaeta isovalerica genome encodes:
- the whiG gene encoding RNA polymerase sigma factor WhiG: protein MADNIINGVPEAELWSRYRKTRDAGIRDAIIKQYAPLVKYVAGKVSIGMPHNVDFDDLVGFGVFGLFDAIEKFDPEKHVKFKTYAVTRIRGSIIDELRSIDWVPRSVRQKSRELDEAVQRLESKLGRAASDEEIAREMNLDQNDFNKVMLKVSGTSLLSLNDIWNSGDENDKVSLVDTIESPSSLQPEMIVEKDEIKRVIVEAIQNLPEKEKKVLVLYYYEDLTLKEIGKVLEVTESRISQLHTKAISRLRAKLTNVKKGIM from the coding sequence ATGGCTGACAATATTATAAACGGCGTTCCCGAAGCGGAATTGTGGAGCAGATACAGAAAAACCAGAGATGCCGGAATCAGAGATGCGATTATCAAGCAGTATGCCCCGCTGGTAAAATATGTCGCGGGCAAGGTCTCCATTGGAATGCCCCATAATGTGGATTTTGACGATCTTGTCGGGTTCGGCGTTTTCGGTCTTTTTGATGCTATTGAAAAGTTTGACCCGGAAAAGCATGTCAAATTCAAAACATATGCCGTTACCAGAATCCGCGGTTCCATTATAGATGAACTCAGATCCATAGACTGGGTGCCCCGTTCTGTAAGACAGAAAAGCCGGGAGCTCGATGAAGCCGTTCAAAGGCTGGAGTCGAAACTGGGAAGAGCCGCTTCTGATGAGGAAATCGCCCGGGAAATGAATCTTGATCAGAATGATTTCAACAAGGTGATGCTGAAAGTCAGCGGAACCTCTCTTCTGTCTCTCAACGATATCTGGAACAGCGGCGATGAAAATGATAAAGTCTCTCTGGTTGATACGATCGAATCGCCTTCCAGTCTCCAACCCGAAATGATCGTGGAAAAAGATGAGATAAAGAGAGTCATCGTCGAAGCGATTCAGAATCTCCCTGAGAAAGAAAAAAAAGTGCTCGTGCTCTATTACTATGAAGATCTCACCCTGAAAGAGATCGGGAAAGTTCTGGAAGTCACGGAATCCCGGATTTCACAGCTCCATACCAAGGCCATTTCCCGGCTGAGAGCTAAACTGACAAATGTGAAAAAAGGAATTATGTAA
- a CDS encoding Hsp70 family protein, whose protein sequence is MKHIIGIDLGTTNSSAAFYDKRELTIIPNSRGRRITPSAVAIDPSGEILVGESARNQALINRSATVLNVKRRMGSDHIYTINGKGYSPQEISSFILKSLKKDCENYLGEEVSEAVITVPAYFNERQRKATIEAGRLAGLKVRKIINEPTSSALIFADRKKEDRTLLVYDLGGGTFDVSLLRKEGNRFIVIASNGESRLGGVDFDNLLYKKVAAYFSAKAGISVNDDSLLVQHLRNRVEQAKIELSTRESATISLPFISTGKGPVHLTYRITRDEFNRMIRPLAERTMNLLDKTLRESRISRNRIDNLVLSGGSSRIPLIRELLQSRFGFTLEKQVNPEESVALGAAFQGYLLEKGEREIEIQDVTSHSLGVEIDDGTFIPIIRKNSPLPSIQFKTFTTVADNQRSVEIKILEGENRQAALNSPYGRFLLSGIRQGRRGDARIKVAFKVDTDGLLHVKAKDMDTGIRQNIIFTSSVMDSGSRTEDEERIILEKRVHSLINRVQGLNRMSPLSYDFNFQCEIREVLYSAEQSLKERDYEGLWEAKTALESITAELNAILDGEVQAV, encoded by the coding sequence TTGAAACACATTATCGGTATCGACCTGGGAACCACCAATTCCTCGGCGGCATTTTACGACAAAAGAGAGCTGACTATAATCCCCAACAGCAGAGGCCGGAGAATTACGCCTTCAGCTGTGGCGATTGATCCATCGGGGGAAATCCTTGTGGGAGAGTCTGCCAGAAACCAGGCACTCATCAACAGGAGCGCCACAGTTCTCAATGTCAAACGCCGCATGGGTTCCGATCATATCTATACCATAAACGGCAAAGGTTACAGTCCCCAGGAGATCTCCTCCTTTATTTTGAAGTCTTTAAAAAAAGATTGTGAGAACTACCTCGGTGAGGAAGTCTCCGAGGCCGTCATCACCGTTCCGGCTTATTTCAATGAAAGGCAGAGAAAAGCCACCATTGAAGCGGGAAGGCTCGCCGGTTTGAAAGTCCGGAAAATCATTAACGAACCCACTTCGTCAGCCCTTATATTCGCGGACAGGAAAAAAGAAGATCGCACGCTCCTGGTGTACGACCTCGGCGGCGGTACATTCGATGTGTCTCTTCTCCGCAAAGAAGGGAACCGCTTTATCGTTATCGCTTCAAACGGCGAGTCGAGACTGGGGGGAGTGGATTTCGACAATCTTCTTTACAAAAAAGTTGCCGCTTATTTTTCCGCTAAGGCGGGAATTTCTGTCAACGATGACAGTTTGCTCGTTCAGCACCTTCGCAACAGAGTGGAACAGGCCAAAATTGAATTGTCGACCAGGGAAAGCGCAACCATCTCGCTCCCCTTTATCTCAACAGGCAAAGGCCCGGTTCACCTGACTTACAGAATTACAAGAGACGAATTCAACCGAATGATAAGACCGCTGGCCGAGCGGACAATGAATCTGCTCGATAAGACTTTAAGGGAATCGCGCATAAGCCGGAACAGAATCGATAATCTGGTCCTCTCCGGAGGTTCCAGCCGCATACCCCTGATCCGGGAGTTACTGCAGAGCCGCTTCGGATTCACTTTGGAGAAGCAGGTAAATCCCGAAGAATCTGTTGCTCTCGGAGCGGCGTTTCAGGGATATCTTCTGGAAAAAGGCGAAAGAGAAATCGAGATTCAGGATGTGACGTCCCATAGCCTTGGGGTGGAAATAGATGACGGAACTTTCATTCCCATAATCAGAAAGAATTCTCCCCTGCCGTCCATACAATTCAAGACTTTTACGACTGTAGCGGATAATCAGAGATCAGTGGAAATAAAAATCCTGGAAGGTGAAAACCGCCAGGCGGCCCTCAATTCTCCCTACGGCCGTTTTCTTCTTTCCGGCATCCGCCAGGGCAGAAGAGGCGATGCCCGAATAAAAGTGGCATTCAAAGTCGATACGGACGGGCTGCTCCATGTTAAAGCCAAAGATATGGATACGGGAATCCGCCAGAACATCATCTTTACTTCTTCTGTTATGGACAGCGGAAGCCGGACGGAAGATGAAGAGAGAATCATTCTGGAGAAAAGGGTCCATTCTCTGATTAACCGGGTTCAGGGATTGAACAGAATGTCGCCTCTGTCCTATGACTTCAATTTCCAGTGCGAAATTCGGGAAGTGCTTTACAGCGCCGAACAGTCCCTTAAAGAGCGCGACTATGAGGGATTGTGGGAAGCAAAAACAGCCCTCGAGTCCATTACGGCCGAGCTTAATGCCATTCTCGACGGGGAGGTTCAGGCTGTATGA
- a CDS encoding FapA family protein, whose product MVSNEQIREFMLRQIELDKERTSVHVTGKNVEDALLQGSIELGIPMRKLEYEVLDKGKRGVFGVGHKDCTLIVYEAEKAFVDDSSDMDDLDHLVDIDEGGEVIHDDRNGEFSLRLSRDGYAYLKVRKPYGSGEPVASEEVEAEIFNRALTSYDMKTVEEVVSRADDMYVKVGEFSYNPVNDPLMSIEVDDEEMTASIYVSEPGPGGANLTVDDIKGFLKNNRVIAGIDEELLQAFEENPLYRQSYVVARGIEPVNGQDGYIKYLFETDPHKVKLKIKDDGKVDFKELNLIQNVIKGQPLAKKIPPELGKNGKNIYGTPIKARDGKDIQIGLGKNVTIAQNGEIAVAEESGQVLLSKGKISVETVMVVSGDVNTSTGNINALGTVVIKGNVEDGFEVTAQGTIEVLGFVGKSKLTSGGDIVVKQGINGGEGDESGMIKAQKSVWASFITNATVESGSNVIVSDGIVNSKVDANAKILCQGKRAKIVGGHVRAAEEVNAAVLGSPHGAETLIEVGYDPKTKEELEHFEAEQKTIEEKLDELSRNIQGLLKQKKIMKDKFPSQKVQALMNQKKMMNKLSLEKNKVTAEIERRLDYLESLKVSGKISAAKTVHPGVKIFIKDAALDITNPYDSAVTFVVENGFITTTAYEEIAEELIRRD is encoded by the coding sequence ATGGTTTCCAATGAGCAGATCCGTGAATTTATGCTCCGTCAGATTGAATTGGATAAAGAACGGACCTCAGTTCACGTCACGGGCAAAAATGTTGAGGATGCTCTGCTACAGGGGTCTATCGAATTGGGCATCCCGATGAGAAAACTCGAATATGAAGTCCTGGACAAAGGAAAGCGTGGCGTTTTCGGAGTCGGCCATAAAGACTGTACTCTTATCGTATACGAAGCAGAGAAGGCCTTCGTTGATGACAGTTCCGATATGGATGATCTGGATCATCTTGTTGATATCGATGAGGGCGGAGAAGTTATCCACGATGACAGGAACGGAGAGTTCTCCCTTCGCTTGAGCCGCGACGGCTATGCCTATCTTAAAGTGAGAAAGCCTTACGGATCGGGAGAGCCTGTTGCCTCGGAAGAAGTCGAAGCCGAAATATTCAATCGCGCTCTCACATCTTATGATATGAAGACAGTTGAAGAGGTCGTCAGCCGCGCTGACGATATGTATGTCAAAGTCGGTGAGTTTTCCTATAATCCGGTCAATGATCCCCTGATGTCCATTGAAGTGGATGATGAGGAGATGACCGCTTCCATCTATGTCTCCGAACCCGGACCCGGAGGCGCCAATCTGACAGTTGATGATATCAAAGGATTTCTCAAGAATAACAGGGTTATCGCCGGCATCGATGAAGAGCTTCTGCAGGCTTTTGAGGAAAATCCCCTATACCGGCAGTCTTATGTCGTGGCCAGAGGAATTGAACCGGTTAACGGACAGGACGGATACATAAAATATCTTTTTGAAACCGACCCTCATAAGGTCAAACTCAAGATCAAAGATGATGGAAAAGTAGACTTCAAAGAACTCAATCTTATACAGAACGTTATCAAAGGTCAGCCCCTTGCTAAAAAAATACCTCCGGAACTGGGTAAGAACGGTAAAAACATCTACGGCACGCCCATTAAAGCCCGGGACGGTAAAGATATTCAGATCGGCCTGGGTAAGAATGTGACCATCGCTCAGAACGGTGAGATCGCCGTCGCTGAGGAAAGCGGACAGGTTCTTCTCAGCAAAGGCAAAATAAGTGTCGAGACGGTTATGGTCGTTTCGGGAGATGTGAATACTTCCACAGGGAATATCAATGCTCTGGGGACAGTCGTTATCAAAGGTAATGTAGAAGACGGCTTCGAAGTTACGGCCCAGGGAACGATTGAAGTTCTGGGGTTTGTCGGTAAATCCAAACTCACCTCCGGTGGTGACATTGTTGTTAAGCAGGGGATCAACGGAGGTGAAGGCGACGAATCGGGAATGATAAAAGCCCAGAAAAGTGTATGGGCTTCTTTCATTACAAACGCGACTGTCGAATCAGGCAGCAATGTCATTGTCAGTGACGGCATTGTCAATTCAAAAGTCGATGCCAATGCCAAAATTCTCTGCCAGGGTAAACGGGCGAAGATTGTCGGGGGTCATGTTCGGGCCGCCGAAGAAGTCAATGCCGCCGTGCTGGGGTCGCCCCATGGAGCGGAAACTCTTATCGAAGTCGGATACGATCCGAAAACGAAAGAGGAATTAGAGCATTTCGAAGCTGAACAGAAAACCATCGAGGAAAAACTCGATGAGCTAAGCCGCAATATTCAGGGCCTTCTCAAGCAGAAGAAGATTATGAAGGATAAATTCCCTTCTCAGAAAGTACAGGCTCTTATGAACCAGAAAAAGATGATGAACAAGCTGTCGCTTGAGAAAAACAAGGTTACGGCCGAAATTGAAAGAAGACTGGATTATCTGGAATCGCTTAAAGTTTCAGGTAAGATAAGTGCGGCGAAAACGGTACATCCCGGAGTCAAGATCTTCATCAAGGATGCGGCTCTCGATATCACCAACCCCTATGATTCGGCTGTTACGTTCGTCGTTGAAAATGGTTTTATAACCACCACCGCTTATGAGGAAATCGCGGAGGAACTGATCCGGAGGGATTAA
- a CDS encoding DUF6115 domain-containing protein: MTTAFTVAGICLLAIYSVYFLLNRRITRILNSEKILSRVDEEVNSLILELNQTTERNILLIEDRIKKLTALMEDADKTVLRLNRELNRKKDETEGYSHLSRMRKIPVPADEMVRESEKTDENLSEKNRILDMYNQGLTPELIASRTGTSIGEVELIITLNSRKG; encoded by the coding sequence ATGACAACAGCATTTACGGTTGCGGGAATTTGTCTCCTGGCCATCTACTCTGTCTATTTTCTTCTTAACAGAAGAATCACCAGAATACTCAACTCGGAAAAAATACTCTCGAGAGTCGATGAAGAGGTAAACTCTCTCATTCTGGAGCTGAATCAGACAACGGAAAGGAATATACTTCTAATTGAAGACCGTATAAAAAAACTTACGGCGCTTATGGAGGATGCCGATAAAACGGTCCTTCGCCTTAACAGGGAGCTGAACAGGAAAAAAGATGAAACCGAGGGTTATTCCCATTTGTCAAGAATGAGAAAAATTCCCGTCCCTGCTGATGAAATGGTAAGGGAGAGTGAGAAAACTGACGAAAATCTAAGTGAAAAAAACAGAATACTGGATATGTATAATCAGGGGCTGACTCCTGAATTAATCGCTTCCCGGACCGGTACTTCCATCGGAGAAGTGGAGTTGATTATAACTTTGAATTCCAGAAAGGGCTGA
- a CDS encoding MinD/ParA family protein: MEDQAEKLREIMKNRQSPESPNEIQGVFGKKTKIITVASGKGGVGKTNVSTNLALAYAKIGKKVIVLDADLGLANVNVVMGMIPKYNLYHVIRKQKTMKEVILDTDYGIQIVAGASGFSKIANLTDEERESFITELTELSSADIIIIDTSAGVSSNVLSFVEAADEVLIVTTPEPTAITDAYGIIKIISTEIDDLDLDLKLIINRVASVTEAKKISQRVINIAGQFLNLKVDYLGFVYEDPSVPSSVRKQIPFMVADPNGKAAGCIQHIVGRLENIEYREGGGVGKFIRKLLGKEGSLTT; the protein is encoded by the coding sequence TTGGAAGATCAGGCAGAGAAACTTAGAGAGATCATGAAAAACAGGCAGTCGCCCGAAAGCCCGAACGAAATTCAGGGTGTTTTTGGAAAGAAAACGAAAATCATTACCGTTGCGAGCGGGAAAGGGGGAGTGGGAAAGACTAACGTCTCCACAAATCTGGCTCTCGCCTACGCGAAAATCGGGAAGAAAGTCATAGTTCTCGATGCGGACCTGGGACTGGCCAATGTCAATGTCGTTATGGGGATGATCCCCAAATACAATCTCTATCATGTCATCCGGAAACAGAAAACAATGAAGGAAGTCATCCTCGATACGGATTACGGCATACAGATTGTAGCCGGAGCTTCGGGGTTCAGCAAGATTGCCAATCTGACTGACGAGGAACGCGAATCCTTCATTACGGAACTTACCGAACTGTCTTCAGCGGATATTATCATTATCGACACGAGCGCCGGAGTTTCCAGCAACGTTCTCTCCTTCGTGGAAGCCGCCGATGAAGTGCTTATCGTAACGACGCCCGAGCCTACTGCCATTACCGATGCCTATGGAATCATCAAAATAATCTCCACGGAAATCGATGACCTCGATCTCGACCTGAAACTGATCATCAACAGGGTCGCTTCGGTTACGGAGGCGAAAAAGATTTCCCAGAGAGTGATCAACATAGCCGGACAGTTTCTCAACCTCAAGGTGGATTATCTCGGGTTCGTTTATGAAGATCCCTCTGTGCCCAGTTCTGTGCGCAAACAGATTCCCTTCATGGTTGCCGATCCGAACGGAAAGGCGGCGGGCTGTATCCAGCATATCGTGGGGCGTTTGGAAAATATCGAATACAGGGAAGGCGGCGGCGTCGGGAAATTTATCAGGAAACTGCTGGGAAAAGAAGGCAGCTTGACTACTTGA